A stretch of the Panicum virgatum strain AP13 chromosome 9N, P.virgatum_v5, whole genome shotgun sequence genome encodes the following:
- the LOC120687576 gene encoding WAT1-related protein At3g30340-like codes for MGRPSSFKAEWGPAICMVLIELFTTGQMLLTKVVVDAGLFVFALLTYRFFLGTVLVIPLAIIFERGKLKELNLKASIWIFTSALVGFTIPGLYYIGLGDTSPGYAINFYNIIPIATFILAVLFRKEPLNMKSLVGNLKVIGTIVCVGGTLVISLYKGKVLHLWPTNVIGYHAKHSGAAYGHHHMRGTILLIISCLSLAVWYTVQAQMLKVFPYKYWSTVVTCFVGCIQMAVVGVAMNREKETWQLKWNMSLLTIVYSAILNTAAKFVMISWVVTQRGPTYPSMFCAVSVLFTTVFDSLLLGHDLYVGSILGMFMILAGLYMFLCGKRNELAPESQEKHKDELRFQSEDQTKDSGSHV; via the exons ATGGGGAGGCCGTCGTCGTTCAAGGCGGAGTGGGGTCCGGCCATCTGCATGGTGCTGATCGAGCTGTTCACCACGGGGCAGATGCTGCTCACCAAGGTGGTCGTCGATGCAGGGCTCTTCGTCTTCGCCCTCCTCACCTACCGCTTCTTCCTCGGCACCGTGCTGGTCATCCCGCTCGCCATCATCTTCGAGAG GGGGAAGTTGAAGGAGCTTAATTTGAAGGCATCCATATGGATTTTTACAAGTGCACTTGTGGG GTTCACTATTCCTGGTCTTTACTACATTGGCCTCGGAGATACATCGCCTGGATATGCGATCAACTTTTACAACATTATCCCAATAGCCACATTCATCCTTGCGGTTCTTTTCAG GAAGGAGCCTCTGAACATGAAGAGCCTGGTAGGAAACTTGAAGGTGATAGGAACCATTGTTTGTGTCGGGGGAACACTGGTGATTAGCCTGTACAAGGGCAAAGTGCTTCATCTGTGGCCTACCAACGTTATAGGGTACCATGCGAAGCATTCAGGAGCTGCATATGGGCACCACCATATGCGTGGAACCATCTTGCTCATCATCAGCTGCTTGAGCCTGGCCGTCTGGTACACAGTGCAG GCCCAGATGCTGAAAGTGTTCCCTTACAAGTACTGGTCCACGGTTGTCACATGCTTCGTCGGCTGCATACAGATGGCTGTTGTAGGGGTCGCCATGAACAGAGAGAAGGAGACCTGGCAGCTGAAATGGAATATGAGCCTGCTCACAATCGTGTACTCG GCAATACTCAACACTGCCGCGAAATTCGTGATGATTTCATGGGTCGTCACGCAGCGAGGCCCAACCTACCCATCGATGTTTTGCGCAGTGTCAGTATTGTTCACCACTGTCTTTGACTCACTGCTCCTCGGCCATGACTTGTATGTTGGAAG TATTTTAGGCATGTTCATGATTCTTGCTGGGCTCTACATGTTCCTCTGTGGAAAGAGGAACGAACTGGCACCTGAGAGTCAAGAAAAACACAAGGACGAACTGCGATTTCAGAGTGAAGACCAAACCAAAGATTCAGGATCCCACGTGTGA
- the LOC120690642 gene encoding caffeoylshikimate esterase-like isoform X1, producing the protein MACARNSFPFPKKKKRRHNKWRQSRGPSRRSSSRCSRRRPSSLLPSSRGCWPTTRAAGAAAMSAAATPPAQAPRNWEGLVDEALEREVLGACLDQAPERRRVREAFKDVQLSIDHCLFKGQYSGIGTKESYERNSRGVEIFSKCWFPENHCMKAIVCLCHGYGDTCTFFLDGVARKIASAGYGVFALDYPGFGLSEGLHGYIPSFDTLVDDVAEHFAKVKGNPEHSGLPSFLFGQSMGGAVALKVHFKQPNDWNGAILVAPMCKIADDVVPPWPVRQVLIFMAKLLPKEKLVPQKDLAELAFKEKKKQEQCSFNVIAYKDKPRLRTALEMLNTTQEIERRLEEVSLPMIILHGEADLVTDPAVSKALYEKAKSQDKKLCLYKGAYHAILEGEPDDTIFQVLNDIISWLDQHATKGQGSS; encoded by the exons ATGGCGTGTGCTCGCAACTCATTTCCTTttcccaaaaagaaaaaaaggaggcACAATAAATGGCGTCAAAGCCGCGGGCCTTCGCGAAGGTCTTCCTCCCggtgctcccgccgccgcccctcatcACTGCTCCCGTCTTCCCGCGGTTG CTGGCCGACGACACGagccgcgggcgcggcggcgatgtcggcagcggcgacgccgccggcgcaggCACCGAGGAATTGGGAGGGACTGGTGGACGAGGCGCTGGAGCGGGAGGTGCTGGGCGCGTGCCTGGACCaggcccccgagcgccgccgcgtccgcgagGCATTCAAGGACGTGCAGCTCAGCATCGACCATTGCCTCTTCAAG GGACAATATAGTGGCATTGGAACAAAGGAG TCATATGAGCGGAACTCTAGGGGCGTGGAGATTTTCTCGAAATGTTGGTTCCCAGAGAATCATTGCATGAAAGCAATTGTTTGTCTCTGTCATGGTTATGGAGACACCTGTACCTTCTTCCTTGATG GGGTAGCTAGGAAGATTGCTTCAGCTGGATATGGAGTATTTGCACTTGACTACCCTGGCTTTGGTCTTTCGGAAGGACTTCATGGATATATTCCAAGTTTTGATACTCTTGTTGACGACGTAGCTGAACACTTCGCTAAGGTCAAAG GAAATCCTGAACATAGTGGTCTGCCGAGCTTTCTATTTGGTCAATCTATGGGTGGAGCAGTTGCATTGAAGGTTCACTTCAAGCAACCAAATGATTGGAATGGTGCAATACTAGTTGCACCCATGTGCAAG ATTGCAGATGATGTGGTTCCACCTTGGCCTGTTCGGCAAGTTCTAATTTTTATGGCCAAACTTTTGCCCAAAGAAAAGCTTGTTCctcaaaaggatttagctgAGTTGGCAttcaaagagaagaagaaacagGAGCAG TGTTCATTCAATGTGATCGCCTACAAGGATAAACCAAGGCTCCGGACAGCTTTGGAGATGCTGAATACGACACAAGAAATAGAAAGACGTCTGGAAGAA GTTTCTCTGCCCATGATAATATTACACGGCGAGGCTGATTTGGTTACTGACCCGGCCGTGAGTAAAGCTCTGTATGAGAAAGCAAAGAGCCAAGACAAGAAGCTGTGCCTCTACAAAGGTGCATACCACGCCATATTGGAAGGTGAGCCAGATGATACAATTTTCCAAGTTCTCAATGATATAATCTCTTGGCTGGATCAGCATGCAACAAAAGGTCAAGGTTCGTCGTGA
- the LOC120690642 gene encoding caffeoylshikimate esterase-like isoform X2: MASKPRAFAKVFLPVLPPPPLITAPVFPRWPTTRAAGAAAMSAAATPPAQAPRNWEGLVDEALEREVLGACLDQAPERRRVREAFKDVQLSIDHCLFKGQYSGIGTKESYERNSRGVEIFSKCWFPENHCMKAIVCLCHGYGDTCTFFLDGVARKIASAGYGVFALDYPGFGLSEGLHGYIPSFDTLVDDVAEHFAKVKGNPEHSGLPSFLFGQSMGGAVALKVHFKQPNDWNGAILVAPMCKIADDVVPPWPVRQVLIFMAKLLPKEKLVPQKDLAELAFKEKKKQEQCSFNVIAYKDKPRLRTALEMLNTTQEIERRLEEVSLPMIILHGEADLVTDPAVSKALYEKAKSQDKKLCLYKGAYHAILEGEPDDTIFQVLNDIISWLDQHATKGQGSS, translated from the exons ATGGCGTCAAAGCCGCGGGCCTTCGCGAAGGTCTTCCTCCCggtgctcccgccgccgcccctcatcACTGCTCCCGTCTTCCCGCG CTGGCCGACGACACGagccgcgggcgcggcggcgatgtcggcagcggcgacgccgccggcgcaggCACCGAGGAATTGGGAGGGACTGGTGGACGAGGCGCTGGAGCGGGAGGTGCTGGGCGCGTGCCTGGACCaggcccccgagcgccgccgcgtccgcgagGCATTCAAGGACGTGCAGCTCAGCATCGACCATTGCCTCTTCAAG GGACAATATAGTGGCATTGGAACAAAGGAG TCATATGAGCGGAACTCTAGGGGCGTGGAGATTTTCTCGAAATGTTGGTTCCCAGAGAATCATTGCATGAAAGCAATTGTTTGTCTCTGTCATGGTTATGGAGACACCTGTACCTTCTTCCTTGATG GGGTAGCTAGGAAGATTGCTTCAGCTGGATATGGAGTATTTGCACTTGACTACCCTGGCTTTGGTCTTTCGGAAGGACTTCATGGATATATTCCAAGTTTTGATACTCTTGTTGACGACGTAGCTGAACACTTCGCTAAGGTCAAAG GAAATCCTGAACATAGTGGTCTGCCGAGCTTTCTATTTGGTCAATCTATGGGTGGAGCAGTTGCATTGAAGGTTCACTTCAAGCAACCAAATGATTGGAATGGTGCAATACTAGTTGCACCCATGTGCAAG ATTGCAGATGATGTGGTTCCACCTTGGCCTGTTCGGCAAGTTCTAATTTTTATGGCCAAACTTTTGCCCAAAGAAAAGCTTGTTCctcaaaaggatttagctgAGTTGGCAttcaaagagaagaagaaacagGAGCAG TGTTCATTCAATGTGATCGCCTACAAGGATAAACCAAGGCTCCGGACAGCTTTGGAGATGCTGAATACGACACAAGAAATAGAAAGACGTCTGGAAGAA GTTTCTCTGCCCATGATAATATTACACGGCGAGGCTGATTTGGTTACTGACCCGGCCGTGAGTAAAGCTCTGTATGAGAAAGCAAAGAGCCAAGACAAGAAGCTGTGCCTCTACAAAGGTGCATACCACGCCATATTGGAAGGTGAGCCAGATGATACAATTTTCCAAGTTCTCAATGATATAATCTCTTGGCTGGATCAGCATGCAACAAAAGGTCAAGGTTCGTCGTGA